One window of the Dethiosulfovibrio russensis genome contains the following:
- a CDS encoding methyl-accepting chemotaxis protein, giving the protein MSLRGKMSLWIIVPVTLVFLTVISVVGTAVRKTYMSQLEDNVLTTTFRYANQVQNDLIHLTQTAEKLRDGFIGLRETGATREQYDSLLRSTLEGDPFIFGLYTVWEPDLLDGKDHAYRDKPGYNDDGRYTPWVARSGEKATIQPCTAQGGYMEPGGFYLDIKDSGKARIFPPATWTFEGDKVTVVDYGIPIIHRGEFLGAIYSELELSGIREIVENITPLDTGYASILTDRGIYVASPEDELLGEKSDNINLDRIIEEISQEKTYSITSDNRGESMLHQYVPISIQGVDRPWIFELVFPMGKAMAPIRKLTVTLAVVAAVSLIFLACLIWYISRRITDPVRKVASIAGKAGSGDLSAREGDFGPMAKDEVGELARSLALMLEAQRDMIGQARDQSDRTSEKARFITERSDATARAMEKVRAAVFQLINDLETSSASLEQANAGIEEISGGAVSVAERTTDGAEIAARTSDRAEKSASHMSSLMEKITSAEQASRNGSSDMEQLGESVGSISSFVETITKIADQTNLLALNAAIEAARAGEAGKGFAVVAEEVRKLAEESSVAAGSVDGLIGNLQSQTKASMEITKENASYMSEALILVQDTKNYMEESIKDIRDLNEAIQDIAAVSQEQAASSKEMALVLDSVTSKVAQMVDRIRTVGDSSEKTLEIAKNMVSDSEDLVENTEKLKKNMERFKL; this is encoded by the coding sequence ATGAGCCTCAGAGGAAAAATGTCGCTCTGGATCATCGTACCGGTGACGCTGGTCTTTTTAACCGTCATATCGGTGGTAGGAACGGCGGTCAGGAAAACGTACATGAGCCAACTGGAGGACAACGTACTGACTACTACTTTTCGATATGCAAACCAGGTTCAAAACGACCTTATTCATCTCACCCAAACGGCAGAAAAACTTCGAGACGGATTTATCGGCCTCCGGGAAACCGGAGCCACCAGGGAACAGTACGACAGTCTACTCAGGAGCACCCTGGAAGGAGACCCATTTATATTCGGGCTATACACTGTGTGGGAACCGGACTTACTCGACGGCAAAGACCATGCCTACAGAGACAAACCAGGTTATAACGACGACGGAAGATATACACCGTGGGTCGCCCGCTCAGGGGAAAAAGCCACCATACAGCCCTGCACCGCCCAGGGCGGCTACATGGAACCGGGAGGCTTTTACCTCGACATAAAGGACTCTGGTAAAGCAAGGATCTTTCCCCCCGCTACATGGACATTCGAAGGCGACAAGGTCACTGTCGTGGACTACGGTATACCCATAATACACAGAGGTGAATTCCTGGGGGCCATTTACTCTGAGCTGGAACTTTCCGGGATAAGGGAAATAGTCGAAAACATAACCCCTCTGGACACCGGCTACGCATCCATTCTCACCGATCGGGGAATCTACGTTGCATCTCCCGAGGATGAGCTCTTGGGAGAGAAAAGCGATAACATCAACCTCGACCGAATCATAGAAGAGATCTCACAGGAAAAGACCTACTCGATAACCTCGGATAATCGAGGAGAATCTATGCTACATCAATACGTCCCTATCTCCATACAGGGAGTGGACAGGCCCTGGATATTCGAGCTGGTCTTTCCCATGGGGAAGGCCATGGCTCCCATCAGGAAACTCACTGTGACCTTGGCCGTGGTCGCCGCTGTATCGCTGATCTTTTTGGCATGTCTCATATGGTATATATCCAGAAGAATAACCGACCCTGTCAGAAAAGTGGCATCAATAGCAGGTAAAGCCGGAAGCGGAGACCTTTCCGCCAGAGAGGGCGATTTCGGCCCTATGGCGAAGGACGAAGTTGGAGAGCTGGCCCGCTCATTGGCCCTGATGCTCGAAGCCCAAAGGGACATGATAGGACAAGCCAGAGACCAGTCCGATAGGACGTCGGAAAAAGCCCGATTCATAACGGAACGAAGCGACGCTACAGCCCGAGCGATGGAGAAAGTCCGAGCGGCGGTGTTCCAGTTGATAAACGATCTGGAGACAAGCTCCGCATCTCTGGAACAGGCTAACGCTGGCATAGAGGAGATATCCGGAGGGGCGGTCTCCGTGGCGGAGAGGACCACCGACGGAGCTGAGATAGCCGCCAGAACCTCCGACCGGGCAGAAAAATCGGCTTCCCACATGTCTAGCCTTATGGAGAAGATAACCTCGGCGGAGCAAGCCTCACGCAACGGATCCTCGGACATGGAGCAACTGGGAGAATCGGTCGGTTCCATATCGTCCTTCGTCGAAACGATAACCAAAATCGCCGATCAGACCAATCTATTGGCCCTTAACGCCGCCATAGAGGCAGCCAGAGCAGGAGAGGCCGGAAAGGGTTTCGCCGTGGTGGCTGAGGAAGTCCGAAAACTGGCGGAAGAATCCTCCGTAGCAGCCGGAAGCGTAGACGGACTGATAGGAAATCTACAGTCCCAGACCAAAGCATCCATGGAGATAACCAAAGAAAACGCCTCCTATATGTCCGAGGCTCTAATTCTGGTTCAAGACACGAAAAACTACATGGAAGAATCGATAAAGGATATCCGCGATCTAAACGAAGCCATACAGGATATAGCCGCCGTATCCCAGGAACAGGCAGCCTCCAGCAAAGAGATGGCCTTGGTCTTGGACAGCGTCACATCCAAGGTAGCTCAGATGGTGGACAGGATACGCACCGTAGGCGACTCCTCGGAGAAAACCCTTGAAATCGCGAAAAACATGGTATCCGACTCGGAAGACCTCGTGGAAAACACCGAAAAGCTCAAGAAAAACATGGAAAGATTTAAGCTATAG
- a CDS encoding RrF2 family transcriptional regulator: MKLSTKTRYGLRAMIDLARGYGTGRPISISEVAKNQTLSESYLEQLFSKLRKSGLVSSVRGAQGGYLLSRDPKEILTSEIIDSLEGPISLADCVDYGTCERGGCCPARFLWEKVSDSIERVTSSTTLWDIIEEYDRECTG; this comes from the coding sequence GATCGACTTGGCTCGAGGCTACGGTACCGGTCGTCCCATATCGATAAGCGAGGTAGCCAAGAACCAGACTCTGTCCGAGAGCTATCTGGAGCAGCTTTTCTCAAAGCTCCGGAAATCCGGTCTGGTCTCCAGCGTCAGAGGCGCTCAGGGCGGGTATCTCCTGAGTAGAGATCCTAAAGAGATCCTTACCTCGGAGATAATAGATTCTCTGGAGGGGCCCATCAGCCTGGCCGATTGCGTGGACTACGGCACCTGCGAGCGAGGAGGTTGCTGTCCAGCCAGGTTTCTTTGGGAAAAGGTAAGCGATAGCATAGAGAGGGTTACGTCGTCTACTACCCTTTGGGATATAATCGAGGAATACGACCGAGAGTGCACCGGTTGA